From the genome of Alphaproteobacteria bacterium, one region includes:
- a CDS encoding sugar phosphate nucleotidyltransferase, which yields MAFAVYNAPDTPCRRAIILAGGTGSRLTPMTWAINKHLLPVFDKPMIYYPLTTLMFVGIRDFLIISNADAIPEFRRFFGNGSQWGLNIEYATQDGANGIAEALLIGEAFIAGEPFSLVLGDNIYYGHGLPEMLAASAMHARNGAGVLTYSVSNPQDYGVLTVDAAGQPVQIAEKPANPTSNRAITGLYFYCAEAVEMARALTPSARGELEITDLNRVFMEAGRLHYEELGRGSVWFDVGTTDALFAASAYIEIVQRRQSIGIAFPEEVAFRLGYIDLDRFSHIVDGLPDCAYRGVLEDVRREATEG from the coding sequence TTGGCGTTCGCTGTTTACAATGCGCCGGATACGCCCTGCCGGCGCGCGATTATTCTGGCCGGCGGCACCGGGTCGCGTCTGACCCCGATGACCTGGGCGATCAACAAACATCTGTTGCCTGTCTTCGACAAGCCGATGATCTATTACCCGCTGACGACGTTGATGTTCGTCGGCATTCGCGACTTCCTGATCATCAGCAACGCGGATGCCATTCCGGAGTTCCGGCGCTTCTTCGGCAACGGTTCCCAGTGGGGTCTCAACATCGAATATGCGACCCAGGACGGTGCCAACGGCATCGCCGAGGCGCTGTTGATCGGCGAGGCGTTTATCGCCGGGGAGCCGTTCTCGCTCGTGCTGGGTGACAATATCTACTACGGACACGGCCTGCCCGAAATGCTGGCTGCGAGCGCGATGCACGCCAGGAATGGCGCGGGTGTTCTGACCTACAGCGTCTCGAACCCGCAGGATTATGGCGTCCTGACCGTCGATGCCGCGGGTCAACCGGTCCAGATTGCTGAGAAACCCGCCAACCCGACATCCAACAGGGCGATTACAGGACTTTATTTCTACTGCGCGGAAGCCGTCGAAATGGCGCGCGCGCTGACGCCCTCGGCCCGCGGCGAACTGGAGATCACGGACCTGAACCGCGTGTTCATGGAGGCCGGCCGGCTGCATTACGAGGAACTTGGCCGCGGCTCGGTCTGGTTCGATGTCGGCACGACCGACGCCTTGTTTGCGGCCAGCGCATACATCGAAATTGTCCAGCGACGGCAGTCCATCGGCATCGCCTTCCCCGAAGAGGTGGCGTTCCGATTGGGCTATATCGATCTGGATCGGTTCAGTCATATCGTTGATGGGTTGCCTGATTGCGCCTATCGGGGCGTGCTCGAGGATGTTCGCCGCGAGGCGACAGAGGGATGA
- the rfbC gene encoding dTDP-4-dehydrorhamnose 3,5-epimerase, translating into MKLHETTIAGALILEPDVFGDERGFFLETYRDSRFADAGIEASFPQDNHSRSGPGVLRGLHYQITRPQGHLVTILSGAIFDVGLDLRRSSPSFGTVFTTELNMDGPRQIWLPPGVAHGFCVLGDGADIHYKCSDIYVYGDEAGVAWNDPDLAIDWPLDAPLVTAKDAAHPRLRDIPEERLPHA; encoded by the coding sequence ATGAAGCTGCACGAAACCACGATCGCCGGCGCGCTCATTCTCGAGCCGGATGTATTCGGCGACGAACGCGGCTTTTTCCTGGAGACCTACCGGGACAGCCGGTTTGCCGATGCCGGTATCGAAGCTTCGTTCCCGCAGGACAATCACTCGCGCTCCGGCCCCGGGGTGTTGCGCGGGCTCCACTACCAGATCACCCGTCCGCAGGGGCATTTGGTGACGATTCTTTCGGGCGCGATCTTCGATGTGGGGCTCGACCTGCGGCGCAGCTCGCCGAGTTTCGGCACGGTCTTCACCACCGAGCTGAATATGGACGGCCCGCGTCAGATCTGGCTGCCGCCGGGTGTGGCCCATGGCTTCTGTGTGCTCGGTGACGGTGCTGATATCCACTACAAATGTTCCGATATCTATGTGTACGGCGACGAGGCCGGCGTGGCCTGGAACGATCCCGATCTGGCGATCGACTGGCCGCTGGACGCACCGCTCGTGACCGCGAAGGATGCGGCGCATCCGCGCCTGCGGGACATTCCCGAAGAGCGTCTGCCCCACGCCTGA
- the rfbB gene encoding dTDP-glucose 4,6-dehydratase has product MTASRNHNPDAPRVIVTGGAGFIGSALVRHLLADTDATVVNVDKLTYAANPLTVDGFADNDRHRFVQADICDRDAMAALFADVDPDYTVHLAAESHVDRSIDGPADFISTNVQGTYSLLEAAARQAGKRGDRPAPRFVAVSTDEVYGSLGDEGRFDEDSAYRPNSPYAATKAAADHLARAWHTTYGLETIVTNASNNYGPYQFPEKLIPRTILRGLQGQTLEVYGEGTNVRDWIHVDDHARALWIAANDGTPGRTYNIGAACEMRNIDLVRALCAALDAARPDGAPHNRLITFVADRPGHDFRYAIDATRAHEQLGWRPSVDFTQGLRQTVDWYLENQNWWEPILGSSYDGGRLGLAGT; this is encoded by the coding sequence GTGACAGCTTCGCGAAATCATAACCCCGACGCCCCCCGGGTGATCGTCACCGGCGGCGCCGGTTTCATCGGCTCGGCACTGGTGCGTCATCTGCTCGCCGACACAGACGCGACCGTGGTCAACGTCGACAAGCTGACCTATGCGGCCAACCCGCTGACCGTGGACGGTTTCGCAGACAACGACCGCCATCGGTTCGTCCAGGCGGACATCTGCGACCGGGATGCCATGGCGGCGTTGTTCGCCGATGTCGACCCGGACTACACGGTGCATCTGGCGGCCGAATCCCATGTCGATCGGTCGATCGACGGTCCGGCCGACTTCATCAGCACCAACGTACAGGGCACATATAGTCTGCTCGAAGCTGCTGCGCGCCAGGCCGGCAAGCGGGGAGACCGGCCCGCACCACGTTTCGTCGCCGTCTCAACCGATGAAGTCTACGGGTCGCTCGGCGACGAAGGCCGCTTCGACGAAGACAGCGCCTACCGACCCAATTCCCCCTACGCCGCCACCAAGGCCGCGGCGGATCACTTGGCCCGGGCCTGGCATACGACCTACGGGCTTGAGACCATCGTCACCAACGCGTCCAACAATTACGGGCCCTATCAGTTTCCCGAAAAGCTGATCCCGCGCACGATCCTGCGCGGTCTGCAGGGACAGACCCTCGAGGTCTATGGCGAAGGCACCAATGTGCGCGACTGGATTCATGTCGATGACCACGCGCGCGCGCTCTGGATCGCCGCGAACGATGGCACGCCGGGCCGGACCTACAATATCGGGGCTGCCTGCGAGATGCGGAATATCGATCTGGTCCGCGCGCTCTGCGCCGCCCTCGACGCGGCCCGGCCCGACGGCGCGCCCCACAACCGGTTGATCACTTTCGTCGCGGACCGACCGGGACATGATTTCCGCTACGCCATCGACGCGACCCGTGCACACGAACAACTCGGCTGGCGACCCTCGGTCGATTTCACCCAAGGCCTGCGACAGACTGTCGACTGGTATCTGGAAAACCAGAATTGGTGGGAACCGATCCTGGGATCCAGCTATGACGGCGGCCGGCTCGGCCTGGCCGGGACCTGA
- a CDS encoding sulfotransferase: MAFDTPVLFVCGHRKCGTTMFLNLFDGHPDLSVYPHDATVMYAYHPRWLGEEYTDDDRRARLERIVCEFLSDTLRTPADAAGFDLTAFNERFKAGLSEIELRDITAVVHHQLDTFAQTAGSAGRAWNVIKETSIELMAGELMAAFPNAKFIQLLRDPRDNYGALKSGVESHYSRFGEDERMTLASIIHRARLGMIYANANTARFGADRYMVLRFEDLVSDSETALGSICDFLGIPADPTMLVPTVFGQPTRGNSFEKIDFSAISDRNIGRWRDRISEEEAAIIEFHFHGLMEGFGYAGAFDEASRLDAASDFYKWENDRYHYRDSFAKS; encoded by the coding sequence ATGGCATTCGACACCCCCGTCCTCTTCGTCTGCGGCCACCGCAAATGCGGCACCACGATGTTTCTTAATCTGTTCGACGGACATCCGGACCTGTCGGTATACCCCCACGACGCGACGGTCATGTACGCCTATCACCCGCGCTGGCTTGGCGAGGAGTACACCGATGACGATCGCCGGGCGCGGCTCGAACGGATCGTCTGCGAGTTCCTCTCCGACACGTTGCGGACACCGGCAGATGCGGCCGGGTTCGATCTCACGGCCTTCAATGAACGCTTCAAGGCGGGACTGTCGGAAATCGAGCTCCGTGACATCACGGCGGTGGTGCACCACCAGCTCGATACGTTTGCACAAACGGCGGGCAGTGCCGGGCGAGCCTGGAACGTCATCAAGGAAACGAGCATCGAGTTGATGGCCGGGGAGCTGATGGCGGCATTCCCCAACGCGAAGTTCATTCAGCTCCTGCGCGACCCGCGCGACAATTACGGCGCCCTGAAATCCGGCGTGGAAAGCCATTACTCCCGGTTCGGCGAGGATGAGCGCATGACCCTGGCCAGCATCATTCATCGCGCGCGTCTCGGCATGATCTACGCAAATGCGAACACCGCCCGCTTCGGTGCCGACCGTTACATGGTGCTGCGCTTCGAGGATCTGGTATCGGACAGCGAAACCGCACTCGGCAGCATTTGCGATTTCCTCGGCATTCCAGCCGACCCGACCATGCTGGTGCCGACCGTGTTCGGACAACCGACCCGGGGCAACAGCTTCGAGAAAATCGACTTCTCCGCGATCTCCGACCGCAATATCGGCCGCTGGCGCGACCGCATCAGCGAGGAAGAGGCCGCAATCATCGAGTTCCACTTCCACGGTCTGATGGAAGGTTTCGGCTACGCCGGCGCGTTCGACGAGGCCAGTCGGCTCGACGCGGCCAGCGACTTCTACAAATGGGAAAACGACCGGTACCATTATCGTGACAGCTTCGCGAAATCATAA
- a CDS encoding MBOAT family O-acyltransferase: protein MIFNEFRFVFFLAAVVALFFALPRSARVYVLLGASWLFYGLSGVDHLAVLVGGVVWVYLLTRSDELRDRPWQLALAIAGPVAALFYYKYADFVIGSVLPASAQSEEVFSLFQDIVLPAGISFFTFQLVSYAVDRYTARIAQPARLPDFALYISFFPQLVAGPILRFDQVQKSLATLKAYVPNHARLAEAAGYICFGLAAKVLIADTLDAQLAPLVESPGELSGSAAVYVILGYSFQIYFDFYGYSMVAIGLGKIFGFDFPANFNRPYSAANPRDFWRRWHITLSYWIRDYLYLPLGGNRHYLRNIAIVFAIAGLWHGAGWTFIVWGLYHAALVIGYHLSARWWDRLPMRAQQTANFTLVSIGWLLFLFSWTDLAHFGSSIANAFGGAGGLGTTLEMWLVVAIAALVCFGVRFERLIHADPRSLLRTASYSAGLGVLLVATFLFIDRSQTFIYFRF from the coding sequence ATGATCTTCAACGAATTCCGCTTTGTCTTCTTTCTGGCCGCGGTCGTCGCCTTGTTCTTCGCCCTGCCGCGGAGCGCGCGCGTCTACGTGCTGCTCGGCGCGTCGTGGCTGTTCTACGGCCTGTCCGGCGTCGACCATCTGGCGGTTCTCGTGGGCGGCGTCGTCTGGGTTTACCTGCTGACCCGCAGCGATGAACTGCGCGACCGGCCCTGGCAGCTCGCGCTGGCCATCGCGGGACCGGTCGCGGCGCTGTTCTACTACAAGTATGCGGACTTCGTGATCGGCTCGGTCCTGCCGGCCTCCGCGCAGTCCGAAGAGGTTTTCTCGCTGTTCCAGGACATCGTCCTGCCGGCGGGTATCTCCTTCTTCACCTTCCAGCTCGTCTCCTACGCCGTCGACCGCTACACCGCGCGCATCGCACAACCCGCCCGGCTCCCGGACTTCGCCCTCTACATCAGCTTCTTCCCCCAGCTGGTGGCCGGGCCGATTCTGCGCTTCGATCAGGTCCAGAAGTCGCTCGCCACGCTGAAGGCCTATGTACCGAACCATGCAAGGCTGGCCGAAGCGGCGGGATACATCTGTTTCGGCCTGGCCGCCAAGGTGCTGATCGCCGATACGCTGGATGCCCAGCTGGCACCGCTCGTCGAGAGCCCCGGCGAATTGTCGGGCAGCGCGGCGGTCTATGTGATTCTTGGTTACAGCTTCCAGATCTACTTCGACTTCTACGGCTACTCGATGGTCGCCATCGGGCTGGGCAAGATTTTCGGCTTCGACTTTCCGGCAAACTTCAACCGCCCCTACAGCGCCGCCAACCCGCGTGACTTCTGGCGCCGCTGGCACATCACCCTGTCCTACTGGATTCGCGACTATCTCTACCTGCCGCTGGGTGGCAATCGACACTATCTGCGCAACATCGCCATCGTGTTCGCCATCGCCGGCCTGTGGCACGGTGCCGGCTGGACCTTCATCGTCTGGGGCCTGTACCACGCAGCCCTGGTGATCGGATATCACCTATCGGCGCGCTGGTGGGACCGGCTGCCGATGCGCGCGCAGCAAACGGCCAATTTCACCCTGGTCTCGATCGGCTGGCTCCTGTTCCTGTTCAGCTGGACCGACCTCGCCCATTTCGGCTCGAGCATCGCGAATGCCTTCGGTGGCGCAGGCGGATTGGGTACGACATTGGAGATGTGGCTCGTCGTCGCCATCGCCGCGCTGGTTTGCTTCGGGGTGCGTTTCGAACGGCTCATTCATGCCGACCCGCGTTCGTTGCTGCGTACGGCAAGCTATAGCGCCGGACTCGGTGTGCTTCTCGTCGCGACCTTCTTGTTCATCGACCGCTCGCAGACATTCATCTACTTCCGCTTCTAG
- a CDS encoding DegT/DnrJ/EryC1/StrS family aminotransferase produces MSDFLLPNLPKAQYLAHREEIETAIGRVLDRGIYVLGPEVEAFETAFADYCGTALAVGVASGTDAITLVLRALDIGPGDEVITVSHTALATIAAIDASGATPVLVDIDPGNFDMRADQISGAISDRTKAIIPVHLYGHPAPMDEIAAVAAAHGLVVIEDCAQAHGAEYGGKRVGGIGVAGCFSFYPTKNMGAIGDGGMITCHDAALADRLRALRQYGWDATRVSHERGVNSRLDEIQAAILAIKLARFEADLARRQKLANAYDEALVGLDLETPRAAEGCRHAWHQYVIRSDRRDDIARFLKDRGIGTAIHYPMPAHENPGYAQHVRCVGELPETTAAAARVLSLPMYPELPTDVPARVGTAIGNFLSTAT; encoded by the coding sequence ATGTCCGACTTTCTTCTGCCCAACCTGCCCAAGGCGCAGTATCTCGCCCATCGCGAGGAGATCGAGACGGCTATCGGCCGGGTTCTCGACCGCGGAATATATGTGCTTGGCCCCGAGGTCGAGGCGTTCGAAACGGCCTTCGCGGACTATTGTGGCACGGCACTTGCCGTCGGCGTCGCGAGCGGTACGGACGCCATCACGCTAGTGTTGCGCGCCCTCGACATCGGACCCGGCGACGAGGTCATCACCGTGTCTCATACGGCGCTCGCCACGATCGCGGCAATCGATGCGAGCGGGGCAACCCCGGTGCTGGTGGATATCGACCCGGGCAATTTCGATATGCGCGCCGACCAGATCTCCGGCGCCATCAGCGATCGTACGAAGGCGATCATCCCCGTGCACCTTTATGGTCATCCGGCACCGATGGACGAGATCGCCGCCGTCGCGGCGGCCCACGGGCTCGTCGTGATCGAAGATTGTGCACAGGCCCATGGCGCCGAGTATGGCGGCAAACGCGTGGGCGGCATCGGGGTCGCAGGCTGCTTCAGCTTCTACCCGACCAAAAATATGGGCGCGATCGGCGATGGGGGGATGATCACCTGCCACGACGCAGCATTGGCGGACCGCCTGCGCGCATTGCGCCAGTATGGCTGGGATGCGACGCGCGTTTCCCATGAACGCGGCGTCAACAGCCGGCTGGACGAAATTCAGGCCGCGATCCTGGCCATCAAACTTGCCCGTTTCGAGGCGGACCTGGCGCGACGCCAGAAGCTGGCAAACGCCTATGACGAGGCGCTCGTCGGGCTCGACCTGGAGACACCCCGGGCCGCGGAGGGATGCCGCCACGCCTGGCACCAGTATGTCATTCGAAGCGATCGGCGCGATGATATCGCGCGCTTCCTCAAGGACCGGGGGATCGGTACCGCGATCCACTACCCGATGCCCGCGCACGAGAATCCGGGCTATGCCCAGCATGTACGTTGCGTCGGAGAACTGCCCGAAACCACGGCGGCGGCGGCCCGCGTTCTGTCCCTGCCCATGTATCCGGAACTGCCCACGGACGTGCCGGCGCGGGTCGGCACCGCGATTGGAAATTTCCTCTCGACCGCGACATGA
- a CDS encoding ABC transporter ATP-binding protein: MAQRPANIDTNIWRESVGLLRIMTLAYPAKNILAVVLVLLAGLLEGFSVVMFLPLLAVAMGEQAEIGGEIIDTVTSAFATVGLTPTIGSLLALIVVFITSKAILNVLAATQVGYTSARMMTDLRLELIRSLMRARWSYFVTQPTGILATALGHEAKVASSSYQKGIKLVTEAFLVLIYASVALLTSWQVTLAGLAFGAVTFVFLHGLIRIAHSASDRNAALMRSLVDRFTDSLSSIKPIKAMALENRLLPLLEHESDEINMSHRREVFGVAMFQGVTEPLVVLILAGGIFVALEFLALPFAQILFMAIVLQRMITRVNTLQGSYQALVVAQTTFWRLRNSIDDAHQSAEQLAGTEKPALDRALTFRGVQFGYDETNVLQNLDIDVPVGQCTAIIGPSGAGKTTILDLVTGLIRPDAGEIAIDDTPLTETDLRWWRGRIGYVPQDSVLFHDSILSNVTLGDPKLSETDAEAALRAAGLWEFVLSEPEGLDTLVGERGTRLSGGQRQRLAIARALVRKPALLILDEATASLDPQTEREVIASLAPLKGKVTIIAISHQPAILTMADVIYRIQHGAVTRADDAAERNAAAH, encoded by the coding sequence ATGGCACAACGCCCCGCAAACATAGACACCAACATCTGGCGCGAATCCGTCGGCCTGTTGCGGATCATGACGCTGGCCTATCCGGCCAAGAATATTCTCGCCGTGGTTCTGGTGCTTCTGGCCGGCCTGCTTGAGGGCTTCAGCGTGGTGATGTTCCTCCCGTTGCTGGCGGTCGCCATGGGTGAACAGGCGGAAATCGGCGGCGAAATCATCGACACCGTAACATCGGCATTTGCCACGGTCGGATTAACGCCCACGATCGGTTCTCTGCTCGCGTTGATCGTGGTCTTCATCACCTCCAAGGCGATCCTCAACGTGCTCGCCGCCACCCAGGTCGGATACACCTCGGCGCGCATGATGACCGATCTGCGCCTCGAACTGATCCGCAGCCTGATGCGGGCGCGCTGGTCATATTTCGTGACCCAGCCGACCGGCATCCTCGCCACCGCACTCGGCCATGAAGCCAAGGTCGCCTCGTCGTCCTATCAGAAAGGCATCAAGCTCGTAACGGAAGCCTTCCTGGTGCTGATTTACGCCTCTGTGGCCCTGCTCACATCCTGGCAGGTCACGCTGGCCGGGCTGGCCTTCGGCGCCGTAACATTTGTCTTTCTGCATGGATTGATCCGAATCGCCCATTCGGCGAGCGACCGAAACGCGGCGCTGATGCGCTCGCTCGTCGACCGGTTCACCGACAGCCTGTCATCGATCAAGCCGATCAAGGCCATGGCGCTGGAGAACCGTCTGCTGCCGTTGCTCGAGCATGAGTCCGACGAGATCAACATGAGCCATCGCCGCGAAGTTTTCGGCGTGGCGATGTTCCAGGGCGTGACCGAGCCGCTGGTCGTGCTGATCCTCGCGGGCGGTATCTTCGTGGCGCTGGAATTCCTGGCCCTGCCATTCGCGCAAATACTGTTCATGGCGATTGTCCTGCAACGCATGATCACGCGGGTAAATACTCTACAGGGTTCGTACCAAGCCCTGGTCGTCGCACAGACGACGTTCTGGCGCCTGCGCAATTCGATAGACGATGCCCACCAATCGGCCGAACAGCTCGCCGGCACCGAAAAACCCGCCCTCGACAGGGCTTTGACCTTTCGCGGCGTGCAGTTCGGCTACGACGAGACCAACGTCCTGCAGAACCTCGATATCGATGTTCCCGTCGGACAATGCACGGCGATCATCGGTCCGTCCGGTGCCGGCAAGACGACCATCCTCGATCTCGTGACCGGGTTGATCCGACCCGACGCGGGCGAGATCGCCATCGATGACACGCCTCTGACGGAAACCGATCTGCGCTGGTGGCGCGGACGCATCGGCTATGTCCCCCAGGACAGCGTGCTGTTCCACGATTCGATTCTCTCCAACGTCACCCTCGGTGATCCGAAGCTGAGCGAAACCGACGCGGAAGCGGCCCTCCGGGCCGCCGGCCTGTGGGAATTCGTTCTAAGCGAGCCCGAGGGACTCGACACGCTCGTTGGTGAGCGCGGCACCCGTCTGTCGGGCGGCCAGCGACAACGGCTGGCCATCGCCAGAGCGCTGGTCCGGAAACCCGCTTTGCTCATTCTCGACGAGGCTACCGCATCCCTCGATCCACAGACGGAACGCGAGGTGATCGCCTCGCTCGCGCCGCTCAAGGGGAAGGTGACGATCATCGCGATTTCACACCAGCCGGCGATTCTGACGATGGCCGACGTGATCTACCGCATCCAGCATGGCGCGGTGACACGCGCCGACGATGCCGCCGAACGCAACGCGGCGGCGCACTAA
- a CDS encoding transketolase C-terminal domain-containing protein, with amino-acid sequence MRDLNLIPKAEIDRALAALNAPAERTTLFATLCRINTLYMIARAGSGHVGSSFSCLDMVSWLYLNEMRCDTDGAPLDVFFSSKGHDVPALYTVLISLGLLPFDKIDTLRRLGGLPGHPDVSIPHIATNSGSLGMGISKAKGMLRADRLTGDDRRFYVMTGDGELQEGQIWESLQGAANARMDAITVIVDHNKIQSDHWVSNTSDLGGLEVRFASFGWHVQRCDGHDLDAFAKALDAARDVSAPSVIIADTIKGRGVSFMEPGDLGDLELYGYHSGAPSADDYDRATAELTERANAQLAGAGAAPLDAEIFARPPAGAAPKVERLIPAYADAIVAAGGRNPDLVALDADLVLDCGLIPFRDTYPERYIECGIAEMDMVGQAGGLALSGKLPVVHSFACFLTPRANEQVYTNASERTKIIYAGSLAGLLPAGPGHSHQSVRDIALMSCVPGMTAFEPSSAAETAAALDWMVDQADGPCYLRLTSIPVALSYTPGAPSALQVGQGTRLRDGADAAIFAYGPVMLSEAYAAAESLAANDGIDCRVVNMPWLNLIDADWLEAEIDGLARVFTIDNHYRDGGQGERIASVIAELGLSKTPRVTRFGLDELPVCGTNEEALRHHGLDRESLAGVIQQQLRN; translated from the coding sequence ATGCGTGATTTGAACCTGATACCCAAGGCCGAGATCGATCGCGCGCTGGCAGCACTCAACGCGCCGGCCGAGCGGACCACGCTGTTCGCGACCCTGTGCCGGATCAACACGCTCTACATGATCGCCCGGGCCGGCTCGGGCCATGTGGGATCGAGTTTCTCCTGCCTCGACATGGTCTCCTGGCTCTATCTGAACGAGATGCGCTGCGATACCGACGGCGCGCCGCTGGATGTGTTCTTCTCATCCAAGGGCCACGATGTCCCCGCGCTTTACACCGTCCTGATCTCGCTCGGCCTGCTGCCCTTCGACAAGATCGACACGCTGCGGCGGCTGGGTGGGCTGCCCGGGCATCCCGATGTCTCCATCCCGCATATCGCAACCAACTCCGGCTCGCTGGGGATGGGCATCTCCAAGGCCAAGGGCATGCTGCGGGCCGACCGGCTGACCGGCGATGATCGCCGCTTCTACGTGATGACCGGCGACGGCGAACTGCAGGAAGGCCAGATCTGGGAATCCCTGCAGGGCGCGGCCAACGCCAGGATGGACGCGATCACCGTGATCGTCGACCACAACAAGATCCAGTCGGATCACTGGGTTTCGAACACCAGCGACCTCGGTGGTCTGGAGGTCCGCTTCGCCAGCTTCGGCTGGCATGTCCAACGCTGCGACGGGCATGATCTTGATGCCTTCGCGAAGGCACTGGACGCGGCGCGCGATGTGTCCGCCCCCAGCGTGATCATCGCCGACACCATCAAGGGCCGCGGCGTGTCGTTCATGGAACCGGGCGATCTCGGCGACCTAGAACTCTACGGCTATCACAGCGGCGCGCCGTCTGCGGACGATTATGACCGGGCCACGGCCGAACTCACGGAACGCGCCAACGCACAGTTGGCCGGTGCCGGCGCCGCGCCGCTCGACGCGGAGATATTCGCGCGCCCGCCCGCCGGTGCGGCACCGAAGGTCGAACGGCTGATCCCGGCCTATGCGGATGCGATTGTTGCCGCCGGGGGCCGCAACCCCGACCTCGTCGCGCTCGACGCGGATCTCGTCCTCGATTGCGGGCTGATCCCGTTCCGCGACACCTATCCCGAGCGCTACATCGAATGCGGTATCGCCGAGATGGATATGGTCGGTCAGGCCGGCGGCCTGGCGCTGTCCGGCAAGCTTCCCGTCGTGCATTCCTTCGCCTGCTTCCTCACGCCGCGGGCGAACGAGCAGGTCTACACAAACGCCTCCGAGCGCACGAAGATCATCTACGCCGGCAGCCTCGCCGGGCTTCTCCCGGCCGGGCCCGGCCACTCCCATCAGTCGGTGCGCGACATTGCGTTGATGTCCTGCGTGCCCGGCATGACCGCGTTCGAGCCATCGAGCGCTGCGGAGACCGCCGCCGCGCTGGATTGGATGGTCGATCAGGCCGACGGCCCCTGCTATCTGCGCCTGACCTCGATCCCGGTCGCGCTGAGCTACACGCCCGGTGCGCCGTCGGCGCTACAGGTCGGGCAGGGCACACGGCTCCGCGACGGCGCCGATGCCGCCATCTTCGCCTACGGGCCGGTGATGCTGTCGGAGGCATACGCCGCCGCCGAGAGCCTCGCCGCCAATGACGGTATCGACTGTCGGGTCGTCAACATGCCCTGGCTGAACCTCATCGACGCGGATTGGCTGGAGGCGGAAATCGACGGGCTGGCGCGGGTCTTCACCATCGACAATCACTACCGGGACGGCGGCCAGGGCGAACGGATCGCCTCTGTCATCGCCGAACTCGGGCTTTCGAAGACGCCGCGGGTCACGCGGTTCGGCCTTGATGAACTGCCGGTATGCGGCACAAACGAAGAGGCGCTGCGCCATCACGGTCTCGACCGGGAAAGCCTGGCCGGCGTCATCCAACAACAATTGCGTAACTGA
- a CDS encoding SDR family oxidoreductase, whose product MSTNSFSLDGRTIVITGGAGNLGRAFVTAAIDAGARVAIFDRTMIDTGEIANADDDNLSQLEVDVTDRASIETALADIEARWETPHGIVNAAALDSPPDAPVEENGPFETYPEESWDRVMSVNAKGVFLCCQVVGSAMAKAGRGSIVNIASIYGALSPDQNLYEYRRQRGETFFKPVAYSASKSSLYNLTRYIATYWARQGVRTNSVTFGGVFDEQDPEFLERYLPKVPLGRMAEPDDYTGPILFLLSDASRYMTGADLVIDGGFSAW is encoded by the coding sequence ATGAGCACAAACAGCTTTTCTCTCGACGGCCGCACGATCGTCATCACCGGCGGCGCGGGAAACCTCGGCCGCGCATTCGTGACCGCCGCCATCGATGCGGGCGCGCGCGTCGCGATCTTCGATCGCACAATGATCGACACCGGCGAGATCGCAAATGCCGATGACGACAACCTGTCCCAGCTTGAGGTGGACGTGACCGACCGGGCCTCCATCGAGACCGCGCTGGCCGATATCGAGGCGCGCTGGGAGACGCCACACGGCATCGTCAATGCCGCCGCACTCGATTCACCGCCCGATGCGCCTGTCGAGGAGAATGGTCCCTTCGAGACGTACCCGGAAGAATCCTGGGACCGGGTGATGTCGGTCAACGCCAAGGGCGTGTTTCTGTGCTGCCAGGTGGTCGGCAGCGCCATGGCCAAAGCCGGGCGCGGTTCCATCGTCAATATCGCGTCGATCTACGGCGCGTTGAGCCCGGACCAGAATCTCTATGAATACCGGCGCCAGCGCGGTGAGACCTTCTTCAAACCCGTCGCCTACTCCGCCTCCAAATCCTCGCTCTACAATCTGACCCGCTACATCGCGACCTATTGGGCGCGCCAGGGTGTGCGCACCAACAGCGTGACATTCGGCGGCGTCTTCGACGAACAGGACCCCGAATTCCTCGAGCGCTATCTGCCGAAGGTGCCGCTCGGGCGAATGGCCGAACCCGACGACTACACCGGACCCATCCTGTTCCTGCTGTCCGATGCATCCCGCTACATGACCGGCGCCGATCTCGTGATCGACGGCGGCTTTTCTGCCTGGTGA